The Enterobacter oligotrophicus sequence AATCACACAGCCACCAAATGAGGTCGGTGCCGTCACGCGCAACGTTCCGGCGGGAGTAGCACGCAGCCGCTCGACCGCGCGCTCAGCAATGGAGAGCTGCTCCAGTACCCGCTTCGCCTCTTCAAACCAGACGCGCCCGGCATCCGTCAGGCTCTGGCGGCGCGTATTGCGTTCCAGCAGACGCGTGCCAAGCTGCGATTCCAGCCACGCAATGTACTTGCCCACCATCACCGCCGACATCTCCAGCCGGGCTGCCGCGCCCGTAAAGCTCCCGCTTTCAACTACGGCGATAAACGTTTCCATGCCGCGAAGTTTATCCATATTCCGAATCTCTGGTTAGCAATCCTCTAACTTTAGCCCAGTTTATCTGCATTTTAATTTATTAAAGAATGAAAGCTCACAACGTAAGGAGTCTGCTATGAAAATCGTCATTATTGGTGCCAGCGGTACGGTCGGTCGCGCCGTAACGGAAGAGTTGGAACGTCGCCATGAGGTGATCCGGGTGGGTCGCACGCAGGGCGATCATCAGGTAGATATCACCTCACAGGCGAGCGTACAGGCGCTGTTTGAAAAGATCGGCCCGGTGGATGCGATTGTGTCTGCCAGCGGTGGTCTCTACTTCGGCCCGCTGGAAACGATGAAAGACAGCGATTTTAACCAGGGGCTGCAGGATAAGCTGCTCGGGCAGGTACGCCTGGCGTTGACCGGGCAACACTACCTGAACGAAGGTGGCTCGATAACACTGATTAGCGGTATTGTGGCGCACGAGCCGATAGCCCAGGGCGTGAATGCCACCACGGTAAACGCCGCGCTGGAAGGGTTTGTTCGCGCTGCTGCCTGTGAGCTGCCGCGCGCTATCCGCATCAATCTGATTAGCCCGACGGTGCTCACCGAATCCGCCGAAGCGTACGACGGCTTCTTCCCCGGCTTTGAAAGCGTCCCCGCTGCAACGGTGGCACAGGCCTATCGCCGCAGCGTGGAAGGGGTGCAGAGTGGGCGGGTATATAAAGTGGGTTATTGATCCTTACGGGCGGAGATGAGCACCAGCATCGGGCGCTCTGCCTCTTCAGCCAATGCAGGCCAGGCGTCAATTTGCGCCTGCGTTGGTCCCCACTCATTGACTTCGCTTATTGTTAATCCGGCCTTGATCAGCGCGTTAAGCGTGGTGCCCAGCGTACGGTGGTATTTTATCACCCCGTCCGCCAGCCAGTTGCTGACGCGCTGGCTTTCATCCTGATAATGGTTCACGCCCCAGAACCGCTCGCCGCTGTCGTCCGTCAGCCAGCCCTGACGGGAGGCGCAGGTGTAAATCGGGTGCTCCATTGAAAAGACCAGGCTACCGCCGGGTTTGAGCGCGCGCTGAACATGGGCGAATAACGTGTCCAGTTCCGGCAGGTAGTGCAGCGCCAGCGAACTGTAGACCAGATCGAGGGTGTTCTCGTTGAGCCTGAGAGATTCCAGATCGCTACGCTGATAGTGAATCTGTGGATCGGAGGTAAGCTCCGCTGCACGGGCGAGCATCTTTTCGGAGATATCTACGCCCGTGACGTCAGACGCGCCCAGCTCACGCGCCGCGCGGCAGAACCAGCCATAGCCGCAGCCGAGATCGATAACCG is a genomic window containing:
- a CDS encoding short chain dehydrogenase translates to MKIVIIGASGTVGRAVTEELERRHEVIRVGRTQGDHQVDITSQASVQALFEKIGPVDAIVSASGGLYFGPLETMKDSDFNQGLQDKLLGQVRLALTGQHYLNEGGSITLISGIVAHEPIAQGVNATTVNAALEGFVRAAACELPRAIRINLISPTVLTESAEAYDGFFPGFESVPAATVAQAYRRSVEGVQSGRVYKVGY
- a CDS encoding class I SAM-dependent methyltransferase, whose translation is MAQNIYDNPAFFEGYAQLPRSVQGLDGAPEWPALRAMLPDLTGKAVIDLGCGYGWFCRAARELGASDVTGVDISEKMLARAAELTSDPQIHYQRSDLESLRLNENTLDLVYSSLALHYLPELDTLFAHVQRALKPGGSLVFSMEHPIYTCASRQGWLTDDSGERFWGVNHYQDESQRVSNWLADGVIKYHRTLGTTLNALIKAGLTISEVNEWGPTQAQIDAWPALAEEAERPMLVLISARKDQ